Genomic window (Corynebacterium simulans):
CAAACTCGTCAGGGCGCATGTACACCTCGCCGCGGATTTCCACTAGCTCTGGAACGGGATATTCATCGCTGTTGCTTAGCTCATGCGGAATATCTGGGATGACCCGCGCATTCGCCGTAATGTCTTCACCCACGCGGCCGTCGCCACGCGTTGCAGCCGTAATAAGCTTGCCGCCGCGGTAAACCAAATCAATGGAAAGTCCGTCGATCTTCAGCTCAGTCAGATAGGACTTCGCCGGAGTCCTATCCAGCCAATCCTGCATCTCTGCCTCATCGAAGACGTTATCCAAGCTGTAGAGGCGCTCTAGGTGCTCAATATCCGCACCCTCGGCTGGGGTCGCGCCGACCTGCTGGGTCGGAGAATCCGGAACTGCCAACTCCGGATGCTCTGCCTCTAGCTGCAGAAGCTTTTGGAAAAGCTTGTCGAAATCTGCATCTGGAATCGCGGGCTCACCGTTGTAATAAAGCTCCCGGTGCTTGCGCACTTCCTGCGCTAGTTCGGACCATTCGCGTTGAATATCTACTGGATTAGTCACAGTGAAACAGTCTAGCCAGACTCCATGTCTGGCCGAAGCGCTAGAGTGTTCCACATGAACTTCGACGCCAGCCGCATGCTCTCCTTTGACCTCGAAACCACCTCCGTAAACCCAAAAGAAGCACGAATCGTCACCTCTGCATTGGTCCGTATTGATGGCCGTGAAGTGGACAAACGCGAAATGCTCGCCGACCCAGGCGTAGAAATCCCTGAGGCCGCTGCAAAGGTCCACGGCATCACCACTGAGAAGGCCCGCGCCGAGGGCCAACCGCATGACGAAGTCCTCGAAGAGACCGTCCGCTCCATCAAGCAGGCGTGGGAAGATGGCCTCACCCTCATCGTCTACAACGCCGCCTACGATCTCTCCGTCCTGCGCGCGCTCACCGGTGATTTCACCGTCACCGGCCCTGTCTTCGATCCTTTCGTGGTTGATCGCGTCAAGGATAAGTGGCGCAAGGGCAAGCGCACGCTTGGCGACGTTTCTGCCCACTACGGCGTCACCCTCGAAAACGCGCACGAAGCGACTTCCGACGCCCTTGCCGCAGCCCGCATCGCGTGGATGCAGGTTCGCCAGCGTTACCCCGAGCTATCCCAAATGAGCACCGACGAGCTCATGGAGTACCAAGCAGTCGAATGGTACAAGGACCGTGAATCCTTCAAGAAGTACTTGGAAGGTCAGGGTAAAGATGCCAGCGACATCTCCACCGCTTGGCCAATGATTGGCTAAACATTGCAAGGTTTTTAAAATTATGGAATTCTAGAATTATGGATTCCAAAACTTCCGCACGCCAACTCGAAGCCCGCCTCACCGCCCTCGAGGCTCGTGTCGAGGCTCTCGAAGAGCAGAACTCGGCCGCTCCGCCCCCAGCACCCACCTCCGATTCCCGCTACTGGCTCGTCGAGGCCCTCGAAGAAGGGCCCGACATTCCCGACGGCTCCGTCATCTTTGGCGGCGACATCACCATCGGCAATCGCGAGTACAAATACCAATGGCAGCGCCCCACCCAATTCGTCACCGACGAGTCTTGGGAAGAAAACATCAAGCGTCTTACCGCCATCGCACATCCCACCCGCGCGGAGATCCTGCGTCGCCTCCTATGTGCGCCCGCCAGCGCCAACGACCTTGTACAGGAGGGCCTGGTTAGCTCCACAGGAACCGCATATCACCACCTCAACGAACTAAGCAGCGCCGGTTGGATCGCCAAATCCAAGTCCGGCACCTTCGAAATCCGGCCGACCCGCGTCATCCCCCTCATGATAATCATCACGGCGGCGGAGGCGCACTAATGAACTTTTCCATTGGCAAACTCGCAATCGGATTCCTGGTCACTGCTCTCGTGGCATCCGGCCTTGTCCTGGTAGGCCCTCACCGCATTGCCCTGGCAACCGAGGCCACTGGCTCAACCGACCTAGCCCAGAAGCTGCGTGACAATGCGCAGCGCGGACACCACAATCTGACGGCCTTTACACTGGCGAACGGCGAGACCTCCTTCGCAGGCCTTGGCGCCGATGAGCACACCGAAGTCGAAATCGGGTCGGTAACCAAGATGTTCACCGCGGAACTCATCCGCCAAGAGGTCTCTGAAGGCAACCTCAAATACGACGCTAGGGTTGGTCAGTTTCTTGATACCGGCGATTCTCCTATCAGCGATGTGCGCATCGAAGAGCTAATGGAGCACACATCTGGGCTACCAAGACTCGCTGTAACTAATCCCTTTACCGGAATCTCCACCATGCTCACAGGAGGCAACCCCTACGCGAAAGAAACTAAAGAGCAACTCATCGATGCCGCCACTTCCTCCGACCTCGCAGGTCGCGGCGAAGAGAATTATTCCAACCTCGGCTACGGACTTCTCGGGCTCATCTTGGAAGAGGCTTCCGGTAAGCCTTTCGAACAACTGCTGCAAGAGAAAATCTTTGCACCGATTGGAATGCAGGAGACTTACCTCATGACCCCAGGCAGCGTTCCTTCCGATGCCCCGCGTGGCTACACCAGTCGCGGACAAAAGGCTCAACCCTGGGAATTTCCAGCAAGTGGCGCCGCCGGCGGTATTCGGTCAACGCCCAAAGACATGAGCTTGTTCGCCAATTGGCTCATCGAACATGGCGACTTCCAGCATGGCTGGCAAGACAACGAGGCCCCAGTTCCCGCTGGTTACTGGCACAACGGAGGCACTTACGGATATTCGACAATGCTCATTATCGATCCACAAAGTTCAAAAGTAGCCTTCGTCTCAAATGACACTGAGAAGGGAACTGAAGAACTCGCTCGCACTATTTTTGGAGAGCTAGATTGATGTTTTCACTTGTAGTAATTATCGGTCTTCTGCTGAACATTGCGTGGCACCTCGTGAGAACTAAAACAGTATCCACAAACCGCATAGTCGACGTTTGCATAACCTGCATTGTCGTTGCTCTTCTTGGGCGAACCCTGCCTTGGAACTCCGATCTCAGCGTGTTCTGGTGGTACGCTTTGGTAGCCATGACGGCACTTTATGCTGGAAAAGTGGCCTTTCGTAGAAAGTCTCCCAAATCTCCGGCCGCCAAAAAGTCTCCCAAATCTCCTTGTTTGAGGTAGCCTTGCCGTCTATGAGCACCCGCAGTAATCCTTTCCGCCCCACCTTCGGAGTCCCGCCTCTTTATTGGGTGGGCCGTACTGCTGTGCTCGATGCATTCCGCAATGCTCTGCAGTCCCCAGCCGGCGCCTCCGCTCGCACGATGATCGTCAGCGGTGCACGCGGTATCGGAAAGACAGTTCTACTCAATGAACTGGAAGATTCTGCGAAAGCACAAGGCTGGATATGCATTCGGGCTTCTGGGCGCACCAACATGGTCGAGGAGCTCGTCGAGACCACCATTCCGCGGTTGATCGAGCAACTCGCGCCCCGCGACAAGCGGAAAATCAACCGCATCGGCATCGGCGGGGTCGGCTCAATCGGCCTGGAGCACAACACGGATGAGCCTTATAAGCCCACGCTAAATACCCGCCTCCGCGATCTCCTCGCCCAACTATCCGGGGTCGGAATTCTGCTCAGCATCGACGAAGTGCAAGACGCCTCAGTAGAAGACCTCACTTCTATCGCAGTGGCCTACCAGGATCTCCTGCGCGATGAGCTCGACATTTCCTTTGTCGCCGCCGGATTGCCGCAAGGCGTCAACCGCCTGCTCGATCTCCCCGGCGTTACTTTCCTGCGCCGCGCCCAAAGATTCGTTCTAGGTCCGCTTTCTGCAGGCAACGCCGCCGAAGCCTTTACTGCCACCGCAGCTGACTCGGGCCTTAATTTCTCAGAGGAGGCCATCAGCAAGGCCGTCGAGCTGTCGAAGGGCTACCCATACCTCGTGCAGCTGGTGGGTTCCTTGGCTTGGGAGCGCGCAAACGCACGCGACGAGACCAAGATTGCAGCTTCAGACGTAGACAGCATTGCCGACGAAGCCATTTCCATCCTGTGCACACAAGTGCACTTGCCTGCCGCGTCCTCGCTGCCTCCTGCTCAGCGCCAGTTCCTTGACTCGATGTCTAACGCTTCCGTTGATGGCATCGCCACGATTACGGAGATTGCAGAAAGCCAAGGCCGCACGGTCCGCTCGCTTTCGGCAACGCGCCAAAGGCTTATCGACGCCGACCTCATCGAGCCCGCCGCCCACGGCGAGCTGCAATTCGTCATCCCCTACATGGAGTGCTTCTTCAACTCCACCGACAAGCTCGGCAGGGTCGACTAGCTATAGATCACCGGCGTCGCGCACCAACATTCCCGCCGTCTCCACGACCGAGCGCAGCGTGCTTGCCGACGCCTCCCTTGGCACCACGTCTACCGCATCCACCAGCAGCTCACGTGGCATTCCCATGCGGTCAAAGTGCCGGGCCACAGCCACTGCTTCTGCCCGCGCATCGACGCCTGCAATTGCGAAACCGATTCGCTTGCCTTCGCTTAAGAACTCGCCAAGACCATCGATGTTCTTTGCCGTGTCGAGCCCAACGAAGTCAGTCACGAATGTTTCCGCGGCATCGGCGATTTCCCAGTGCGGCCCCGCAACTAGGTAATCCGCGCCCAGCTCCTTGAGCTTCTCCCGAGCAACTTCCGCTGGGATCGCGCGAATCTCGTCAAAGTCGGTGGTACCGGGGACCTTTCCAGTAAGGACGTCGCCAAGCAAAGGCTCGTCCACCTGCACCCGCACCTCACCGTGGAAGCGACGCACCAGCTTCTTCACGTGCTCCCCGATGCCCATCTGCAGGGCTTCATGCAGATCGCGGGTAGCACCGGCGTCGGAAAGCACGCGGTGTCCATTCGCAAGCTCTACCGCCGCTGCTAAGCTCCACGGCCCCAAAACCTGCATCTTTAAAACGGGAACAGACTCGCCCCATACCTCTTGGATGGCGTCCAAATCACGCTCCCACAGATCCCATGTGCGTCGCATCATAAGCTGAGGGCGCTGGGTCATCTGCCACGCGCGTGGGCCGCGGTCAACGTTGACCGCTTCTAAAAGCGCGGCCGTAGAACCCACGGCATCCGCACCAAGCCCACGCTCCGGAAGCTGCGGAATCGCCGGCAGATGTCCAGACTCGCCCATCACGATGTCGGCGGCCTCCGTCATGGACACCCCACGCATCGGACCCAGCGAGAATCCCGTCACTATGCTGTCCCACAGATGGTGCCGGAACCGAGGACGATATCCCCCAATTCATCGGGACTTGGCAGGTACAGCACTGCGGCCTGGCCGCGTGCCACACCGGAGAGCGGTTCTTTTAGCTCCAGCGTCATCTTGTCGCCCTCGCGGTCCACAAACGCCTTGCAAGGCACAACCGACCCGTGCGCGCGAACCTGGACCTCACATTCCAGCTCGCCGTCCATGGCCGGGTGCAGATACTTCAAGCGATCTGCCTGAATCCTCGTCACCGCCAAGTCCTCGCGCGAACCCACGGTCACGGTGCCGCTCGCTGCATCGATGTCGGTGACATAGCGCGGGCGTCCGTCTGCCGTCGGTTCCTTGATGTCAAGGCCCTTGCGCTGACCGATGGTGTAGTTCCATGCACCGTCATGTTGCTTGAGCTCCTGGCCCTCCTGGTCCACGATCATGCCTGGACGCAAACCAATTCGCGAGCCCAAAAATGCCTGCGTATTGCCATCCGGAATAAAGCAAATGTCATAGGAGTCAGGCTTTTTGGCCGTGGAAAAGCCATGACGGGCCGCTTCCTCGCGAATCTGCGGCTTTGGGGTATCGCCGATCGGGAAATAACAATGCTCTAGTTCCTCCGCGGAAATAACGCCCAAAACATAAGACTGATCCTTGTTTTCATCCTTGGAACGGCGCATGTAGCCGGCGTCGTCGAGCGTGGCGTAATGGCCCGTCGCTACCGCATCGAAGCCCAACGCCATACCTTTTTGGAGTAGCGCGCGAAACTTGATCTTCTCGTTGCAGCGCAGGCACGGATTCGGCGTCTCGCCGCGGGCATAAGAATCCACGAAGTCCCCGATGACCTCTTCCTTAAACTGCTCGGAAAAATCCCAAACGTAGAAAGGAATGCCCAGCTTGTCACAGATGCGACGTGCGTCTGCAGAGTCCTCCAAGGAACAGCAACCCCTGGCCTTTTCGCGGGTTTGTTGTGCGTCTTTGTGCAGTGCCAAATGCACTCCCACCACATCGTGGCCTGCTTCCACGGCGCGGGCCGCGGCCACAGAGGAATCGACTCCGCCTGACATCGCTACGAGAACTCGCACTTAAACTCCTTTTCTTCGGCGGCCAAGCTTACTCTTCCAACCCATTAAGCTTAAATGCATGCGCAAAAAGGACGATCTCGTTGGCACCTACGAAATTTCTACCGGCACCGCGGAGGTGGTGGCGGACGAGTACCACGATAACGGATACACACTCATGGTCAATGGAGTACCTTCAAGCCACATCGTGTTGGGCGCACCGGAAGTCCTCGAGTTTGAGTACATGCGCTGGATCGCCACCGCAGTCGAAACGCTTCTGCCAGTGGCACCCGATACCCTCCGCATGACACATCTGGGTGGTGCAGGCTGCTCGCTCCCTCGCTATTTCGCCAGCATTTGGCCCAAGTCCCGCCATACCGTAGTGGAACTCGATGCCAAGCTCGGCGAATTAGTACGCACGCTTTTCGACGTCCCCCGTTCCCCCACCGTCAAAATCCGCGCCGGCGAAGCTCGCGCGGTCACCGATGGCTTCGCACCCGCTAGCCGCGACGTAATTATTCGCGATGTCTTCGCTGGCGACAAGACCCCGCATCCGCTTACTACCCGCGAGTTCTTTCAATCGGTCCGCCACGCCTTGGCGCCTGGAGGACTCTACGTTGCCAATTGCGGAGATCACCGAGATCTCAAAATCGCAAAGTCGGAATTGGCCGGGATGAAGGAGGTATTCGAGCACGTGGCCGTAATCGCGGATCCCCCGATGCTCAAGGGACGGCGTTACGGCAACATCGTTCTTCTCGCCTCAGATCGCGAAATGCCAGCTGCCGGCTCCGTGGAAGCCGCACAACTGGCAAAGTCACTGTTATCTGGCGCGGTCCCTGCCCACTATAAGGACGAGGCGTGGACCATTAACTTCATGCAAGGCGCTACTGCGCGAGCTGATTAACGGCGTCCTGCGCTTGCTCGACTTGGTTCGGGTTGGCGCCGTTCGCGGTGGCAACGTGGCCGGCGTTGTCTAGAAGGATTGCAAGGTCACCGACGGTGAAGTCACCGGAGGCCATGCCAACCAGGTCCTCAATCGGCAAGGAACCATTCTTGGTCAGCTGCTTCACGAAGTCCGTAAAGACGCTCGCAGAGTTGCCATCCAAGCCAGCCTGCTGTGCGGCGTCGATAAGCTGCGGGCTCGCAATGATGCCTGCTGCCAGTGCGAGGATCGCGCCGATCAGCGGTGCGCTGTTGGAGCTCAGGTCTGGCGCGTCGTCGCCAAGCACAAGCCCCTCAAGGATGCCACCGATGTCCAGGTAGTTGCCGTTGCTGAAGGAATCCAGCTGGCCCTCGCTACCATTGAAGACGTTCATATCGACCGGACCAGTGATGCCGTTAACGCGGCCAGAGCCGGAGCGCTGCCAGAAGGAAATCTTATTCCAGCCACCGACTGGATCCGGCGCCTCATCCTGGTAGGCCGCGAGCCATAGCGGCATGTCGGAGAACTCCGTGGTGTTCCCCATCTGCCCCATCCAGAAGTACTTATAGGTATAGATCATCGGGGTACGGCCGGTTAGCGTGCGCAGCTCCGTGGTGAAATCACGGATCCACTGTTCAAGCTGCGCCGAAGAAAGACCTTCATCAACCTCAATATCAAGCACGGGCGGCAGCGTTTGATTCGGAACCAGCGCAAGCTGTGCAGCGAAGTGTGCAGCCTGACGCGTGGCTGACGACGCCGGGCGTGCGTAGTGGTAAGCACCAACCTTCAGACCGCTCGCTGCGGCGGCGTTCGAGTCGGTGATGAAGTGGGGATTCGTCCAGTCGGAGCCCTCGGTCGCCTTAACGAAAGCAAAGGACTGGCCGTCGGACTTTACTTCGCCCCAGTTGATCGGAGCCCCGCCCGGGTGCTGATGGTTTGCAATATCGATACCCGTGGTCGCACCGGAGGTCCAGGCGCCGGCTGTCATCGTGCCTGCGACAGCAAGCGCCACAGAACCAACAACGGCGACGATAGCCTTGCGCATTCCCTTAGATGAAGTCATGCGCGCTACTGTACCGACGAAACAACACAATCCCCTTTAGTAACACGCGTATCTTTGCTTTTATTTTTGCCCAGTTTTCTCTTCCCTTATCATTCGTACATATTTTCGAGTTTCTGTTGATTGGGTTCGGTGGGCTGGATATAATGAGGGCATGAAGATTTCAAGGCAGTTTATTCCAACGGGGGTATGGAAAATTGGAAGCATATTATCTTGTAAATGACCTTTCCAGCACATTAGCAACCTCAGCTCGCAACATCCGTAAGCTCGAGTTCAAACAATGGGAAAATAGCCTCCCTGATCTCGATTCAGACATCGAACTAGTTATCCATAGTTTGGCCACACATACCGGCCTTGGGAAAACCAAAACTAAAAACATCGCCTTCGCGCTCTATCGCCTACGCGAACTTCCACGCCTGCGTACGATGCAGCTCGATTCCTACTTCCTCGATATGACACGCCTGTGCACTATCGACTCCGCCCTTAACAAGCTAGGCGCACCCACTCCCGAGATTCTCCAACGCGTCGATGAAGCCCTTTGTGAGTTCTTCACACCCACCAGCCCAGCAGAAGTCTTGCCTTCTAGCCGTGCCATCCGCACCTTTATCCATGACCTCATCAAACTCCTCGCCCCAGAAATAGATCCTAAAAAGGGCGAGGAAGAAGCCAACAACTCTTACTCCACTTACCCTGTGCCCGGTGGAAAAGAAGCCATTAGCGCCGAATACGAACCAGTAACTGCCTATGAGCTCGACCAACGCATAAAGAACACCGCCGAGAAACTGGAGATAACTCCTGCAGAAGCGCTCGAAAAGCTCATCCGCGGAGAGGCTAACTCCGAGACCATCGTCATCCTGAATATGTACCGCGCCTCGGATATTCCCAATGCACCCGCTTTCATCCAGGGTGCCGGCTGGGTCTCCCCCGAGATCGCTGATTCCTTCGAGCCAAAGGTCGTACGTGACATGACCAAGGCCGCTACCGCGGAGAGCCCTAGCTACACCACACCTTCCACCATCGGCGCTTTCGTTGAAGGCCGCGATGGCACTTGTCGCATGCCACACTGTGACAGGCCCGCGCAGCACTGCCAGAAAGATCACCGGATCAACTTTGCCGAAGGCGGACCGACCGCAGGCTCGAATCTGGCTAGCCTCTGCCAGCACCATCACAACATCAAGACCGATGGCCGAGCCAACTACATCATGGACCCGCTCACCGGAGACATCGTCTGGCTCTTCGACGATGGGCACTGGGAGTATGACGAGCCGACCGGCCCGCTAGCTCCCAAGAAGCGCAACTGGGTACAAACTTTTGCCCAAGCCATGGAATCCCGGCGAAGGGAGGCGCACGCTAAGTGTTTGAATGACGAAGTGCCTTAAGCGCCTCGGTGGCCTTCAGATTCGGAAGGTAAGCATGGACCACCGCGAGGCCAATCGCTGGGAGGGAT
Coding sequences:
- a CDS encoding 3'-5' exonuclease, which produces MNFDASRMLSFDLETTSVNPKEARIVTSALVRIDGREVDKREMLADPGVEIPEAAAKVHGITTEKARAEGQPHDEVLEETVRSIKQAWEDGLTLIVYNAAYDLSVLRALTGDFTVTGPVFDPFVVDRVKDKWRKGKRTLGDVSAHYGVTLENAHEATSDALAAARIAWMQVRQRYPELSQMSTDELMEYQAVEWYKDRESFKKYLEGQGKDASDISTAWPMIG
- a CDS encoding ArsR/SmtB family transcription factor, whose amino-acid sequence is MDSKTSARQLEARLTALEARVEALEEQNSAAPPPAPTSDSRYWLVEALEEGPDIPDGSVIFGGDITIGNREYKYQWQRPTQFVTDESWEENIKRLTAIAHPTRAEILRRLLCAPASANDLVQEGLVSSTGTAYHHLNELSSAGWIAKSKSGTFEIRPTRVIPLMIIITAAEAH
- a CDS encoding serine hydrolase domain-containing protein, which produces MNFSIGKLAIGFLVTALVASGLVLVGPHRIALATEATGSTDLAQKLRDNAQRGHHNLTAFTLANGETSFAGLGADEHTEVEIGSVTKMFTAELIRQEVSEGNLKYDARVGQFLDTGDSPISDVRIEELMEHTSGLPRLAVTNPFTGISTMLTGGNPYAKETKEQLIDAATSSDLAGRGEENYSNLGYGLLGLILEEASGKPFEQLLQEKIFAPIGMQETYLMTPGSVPSDAPRGYTSRGQKAQPWEFPASGAAGGIRSTPKDMSLFANWLIEHGDFQHGWQDNEAPVPAGYWHNGGTYGYSTMLIIDPQSSKVAFVSNDTEKGTEELARTIFGELD
- a CDS encoding ATP-binding protein, which gives rise to MSTRSNPFRPTFGVPPLYWVGRTAVLDAFRNALQSPAGASARTMIVSGARGIGKTVLLNELEDSAKAQGWICIRASGRTNMVEELVETTIPRLIEQLAPRDKRKINRIGIGGVGSIGLEHNTDEPYKPTLNTRLRDLLAQLSGVGILLSIDEVQDASVEDLTSIAVAYQDLLRDELDISFVAAGLPQGVNRLLDLPGVTFLRRAQRFVLGPLSAGNAAEAFTATAADSGLNFSEEAISKAVELSKGYPYLVQLVGSLAWERANARDETKIAASDVDSIADEAISILCTQVHLPAASSLPPAQRQFLDSMSNASVDGIATITEIAESQGRTVRSLSATRQRLIDADLIEPAAHGELQFVIPYMECFFNSTDKLGRVD
- the mnmA gene encoding tRNA 2-thiouridine(34) synthase MnmA, which encodes MRVLVAMSGGVDSSVAAARAVEAGHDVVGVHLALHKDAQQTREKARGCCSLEDSADARRICDKLGIPFYVWDFSEQFKEEVIGDFVDSYARGETPNPCLRCNEKIKFRALLQKGMALGFDAVATGHYATLDDAGYMRRSKDENKDQSYVLGVISAEELEHCYFPIGDTPKPQIREEAARHGFSTAKKPDSYDICFIPDGNTQAFLGSRIGLRPGMIVDQEGQELKQHDGAWNYTIGQRKGLDIKEPTADGRPRYVTDIDAASGTVTVGSREDLAVTRIQADRLKYLHPAMDGELECEVQVRAHGSVVPCKAFVDREGDKMTLELKEPLSGVARGQAAVLYLPSPDELGDIVLGSGTICGTA
- a CDS encoding spermidine synthase — protein: MRKKDDLVGTYEISTGTAEVVADEYHDNGYTLMVNGVPSSHIVLGAPEVLEFEYMRWIATAVETLLPVAPDTLRMTHLGGAGCSLPRYFASIWPKSRHTVVELDAKLGELVRTLFDVPRSPTVKIRAGEARAVTDGFAPASRDVIIRDVFAGDKTPHPLTTREFFQSVRHALAPGGLYVANCGDHRDLKIAKSELAGMKEVFEHVAVIADPPMLKGRRYGNIVLLASDREMPAAGSVEAAQLAKSLLSGAVPAHYKDEAWTINFMQGATARAD
- a CDS encoding glycoside hydrolase family 25 protein — its product is MTSSKGMRKAIVAVVGSVALAVAGTMTAGAWTSGATTGIDIANHQHPGGAPINWGEVKSDGQSFAFVKATEGSDWTNPHFITDSNAAAASGLKVGAYHYARPASSATRQAAHFAAQLALVPNQTLPPVLDIEVDEGLSSAQLEQWIRDFTTELRTLTGRTPMIYTYKYFWMGQMGNTTEFSDMPLWLAAYQDEAPDPVGGWNKISFWQRSGSGRVNGITGPVDMNVFNGSEGQLDSFSNGNYLDIGGILEGLVLGDDAPDLSSNSAPLIGAILALAAGIIASPQLIDAAQQAGLDGNSASVFTDFVKQLTKNGSLPIEDLVGMASGDFTVGDLAILLDNAGHVATANGANPNQVEQAQDAVNQLAQ
- a CDS encoding HNH endonuclease signature motif containing protein produces the protein MQLDSYFLDMTRLCTIDSALNKLGAPTPEILQRVDEALCEFFTPTSPAEVLPSSRAIRTFIHDLIKLLAPEIDPKKGEEEANNSYSTYPVPGGKEAISAEYEPVTAYELDQRIKNTAEKLEITPAEALEKLIRGEANSETIVILNMYRASDIPNAPAFIQGAGWVSPEIADSFEPKVVRDMTKAATAESPSYTTPSTIGAFVEGRDGTCRMPHCDRPAQHCQKDHRINFAEGGPTAGSNLASLCQHHHNIKTDGRANYIMDPLTGDIVWLFDDGHWEYDEPTGPLAPKKRNWVQTFAQAMESRRREAHAKCLNDEVP